A portion of the Nyctibius grandis isolate bNycGra1 chromosome 31, bNycGra1.pri, whole genome shotgun sequence genome contains these proteins:
- the FUT6 gene encoding 4-galactosyl-N-acetylglucosaminide 3-alpha-L-fucosyltransferase FUT6, with the protein MEVMEGKKISFKKLLTFLLFSFTFSSCLFVSLRQFRTSEPEHYGSNPCAQLGHAGNSIAPPKGEHRLTILLWKWPFGHPFNFTDCSKLYSTPGCHFTVNRSWSQKADAVIMHHRDVCRDTERLAQLPRLPSQRWIWFNLESPSHSPNLGAMDNLFNLTMSYRRDSDIFTPYGELQFLDQPQPFSIPPKTKLVAWVVSNWRAGSHREKYYEELKKHIAVDVYGQHHLPLPRDKLLPTVSQYNFYLAFENSRHEDYITEKLWRNALSSGTVPVVLGPPRENYERFLPPESFIHVDDFASAGDLARYLWELSEDTERYQRYFQWRKWWKPVVGTGWALHVCRACHFLQTTEASTCLGGTFLRLLSFLKSPC; encoded by the exons ATGGAGGTCATGGAAGGGAAGAAGATCTCCTTCAAGAAACTCCTCACCTTTCTGCTCTTCAGCTTCACCTTCAGCTCCTGTCTCTTTGTTTCACTTCGTCAGTTCAGGACTTCGGAGCCAGAGCATTACGGTTCCAATCCCTGTGCACAACTAGGCCACGCTGGAAACTCCATCGCCCCACCGAAGGGTGAACACAGGCTGACCATCCTGCTGTGGAAGTGGCCCTTTGGGCACCCCTTTAACTTCACAGACTGCTCGAAGCTCTACAGCACCCCGGGCTGCCATTTCACCGTCAACCGCAGCTGGTCCCAAAAGGCTGATGCTGTGATTATGCATCACAGGGATGTGTGCAGGGACACGGAGAGGCTGGCCCAGCTCCCCAGACTCCCTTCCCAGCGCTGGATCTGGTTCAACCTGGAGTCCCCAAGTCACTCTCCAAACTTAGGCGCCATGGACAACCTCTTCAACCTGACCATGTCTTACCGGAGAGACTCTGACATCTTCACCCCTTATGGGGAGCTACAGTTCCTTGACCAGCCACAGCCCTTCAGCATCCCACCCAAGACCAAGCTAGTGGCTTGGGTAGTCAGCAACTGGAGAGCAGGATCCCACCGGGAGAAGTACTATGAGGAGCTGAAGAAACACATCGCTGTGGACGTCTATGGGCAACATCACTTGCCCCTGCCCAGGGACAAGCTCCTTCCCACTGTGTCCCAGTACAACTTCTACCTGGCTTTTGAGAACTCACGGCATGAAGACTACATCACCGAGAAGCTCTGGAGAAACGCCTTGTCCTCTGGTACCGTCCCTGTTGTGCTGGGGCCTCCTCGAGAAAACTATGAGCGCTTCTTGCCCCCTGAATCCTTCATCCATGTCGATGACTTCGCCAGCGCTGGGGACCTGGCGCGATACCTGTGGGAGCTGAGTGAGGACACCGAGAGATACCAGCGCTACTTCCAGTGGCGCAAGTGGTGGAAACCCGTGGTGGGGACCGGCTGGGCCCTGCACGTCTGCAGAGCTTGTCACTTCTTGCAGACGACGGAGGCCAG CACCTGTCTAGGTGGGACCTTCCTGAGGCTGCTTAGTTTCTTGAAGAGCCCTTGTTGA
- the NRTN gene encoding neurturin, producing the protein MKVWKFAAIASMLLSSVLSILVCRDMFNGSRKYSPSPSSPSSSSRASSFSSSSSSSPPAAPRRSPRALQRRGSLLSQYSSLLESYTEGEIRQLISALVERYSQAMNSGGHELPLFPRAGSRRKRARARHKPCALKELEVSISELGLGYESDETVLFRYCSGTCEAAIRSYDLSLKSMRSRRRIKKEKVRARPCCRPLAYDDDVSFLDAYNRYYTVNELSAKECGCV; encoded by the exons ATGAAGGTATGGAAGTTTGCAGCCATTGCATCGATGCTCCTCAGTTCCGTGTTATCCATTTTAGTTTGTAGAGACATGTTCAACGGAAGCCGGAAATACAGCCCCTCGCCTTCCTCGCCGTCTTCTTCCTCACGGgcatcctccttctcctcctcctcctcctcctcaccaccGGCGGCTCCACGGAGATCCCCACGGGCCCTGCAACGCCGCGGCTCGCTGCTCTCCCAGT ACAGCAGCTTGTTGGAGAGCTACACGGAGGGGGAGATCCGGCAGCTGATCTCGGCGCTGGTGGAGCGCTACAGCCAGGCCATGAACTCGGGCGGCCACGAGCTGCCGCTCTTCCCCCGGGCGGGCAGCCGCAGGAAGCGTGCCCGCGCCCGCCACAAACCCTGCGCCctgaaggagctggaggtgaGCATCAGCGAGCTGGGCTTGGGCTACGAGTCGGACGAGACGGTGCTTTTCCGCTACTGCAGCGGCACCTGCGAGGCGGCCATCCGGAGCTACGACCTCTCGCTGAAGAGcatgaggagcaggaggaggatcAAGAAGGAGAAGGTCCGGGCTCGACCCTGCTGCCGGCCGCTGGCCTACGATGATGACGTCTCCTTCTTGGACGCCTACAACCGCTACTACACCGTCAACGAGCTCTCGGCCAAGGAGTGCGGCTGCGTGTGA